The following coding sequences are from one Methanosarcina sp. WWM596 window:
- a CDS encoding restriction endonuclease: MKLWLLKAAGTLEDEEIILEDSVITIGGAEFPNLSSIKNEEQVQKLILEKYPGMRGDRSETWAVDICSFVTKIKKGDLVAVPLKTRNEVLIGKVTGDYEYRQITDFISHIRRVRWLKTLPKGVFEEEYNVDFNSPEALFLIKADPEKLADFIETKSLGALIEELSFALEDMDYLRERMLELVYRLAETDEIPEVRKIAAEMEKMLREK; the protein is encoded by the coding sequence ATGAAGCTCTGGTTACTCAAAGCCGCAGGCACTTTGGAAGACGAAGAGATAATTCTGGAAGACAGCGTGATTACCATCGGAGGGGCTGAATTCCCGAATTTATCCAGTATTAAAAACGAAGAGCAGGTACAGAAACTCATACTCGAAAAATATCCCGGCATGCGGGGAGATCGTTCCGAAACCTGGGCAGTGGATATCTGCTCTTTCGTTACAAAAATAAAGAAAGGAGACCTTGTGGCAGTCCCCCTCAAGACCAGAAATGAGGTGCTGATCGGAAAGGTTACGGGGGACTACGAATACAGGCAGATCACTGACTTTATCAGCCATATAAGGAGGGTCAGGTGGCTCAAAACACTTCCAAAAGGGGTCTTTGAAGAAGAATATAATGTGGACTTTAACTCCCCTGAAGCCCTCTTCCTGATAAAAGCAGACCCTGAAAAGCTGGCAGATTTCATAGAAACAAAAAGCCTGGGGGCTCTCATCGAAGAACTCTCCTTTGCCCTTGAAGACATGGACTACCTGAGAGAGAGGATGCTTGAGCTTGTGTACAGGCTGGCTGAAACCGATGAGATTCCTGAAGTTCGGAAAATCGCAGCGGAAATGGAAAAGATGCTGAGAGAAAAGTAA
- the pheT gene encoding phenylalanine--tRNA ligase subunit beta: MPVITLHYEDLEKLTGTDKETIIKRVPMIGADIERIEDEYVDIEFFPDRPDLYSVEGAARAMRGFLDLETGLPEYAIKPYEVSISVSEDILKIRPFLGCAVVRGVKFTSSSIKSLMDLQEDLHWGLGRNRKKVSIGVHDLKNVKPPFRYMAVDPGFEFVPLDYTEKMSMTEILDKHPKGTRFAHLVRGFDKYPIILDADDNVLSFPPIINGTLTSVTESTTDLFIDVTGLGEAVYTALNIVVTALAERGGQIEFVRLIRPGGEELVLPDLEPKERLLTTGEVKSLIGMELSVEEIVKQLERMRFGASALDKETIEVKVPAYRADILHNYDLVEDIAKGYGYENIKVRIPETYTAGKSHPISLMRAPVNEIMVGLGYYEVMPFTLTSEKVNFENMCRQKTDDVTYVLHPISEDQTMLRTTVLPNLLEILALNQHRELPQKIFEFGEVVSNETTSQHVAAVSIHPQANFTEIYEVVDAFMREMMLPYEVKESEDPAFLEGRRADVYVNGKKLGVFGELHPEVINNFTLGYAVVGFELDLNNLIG, encoded by the coding sequence ATGCCAGTAATCACCTTGCATTATGAAGACCTTGAGAAACTCACAGGAACAGATAAGGAGACCATCATAAAACGGGTGCCCATGATAGGAGCCGATATCGAAAGGATTGAAGACGAGTATGTCGATATCGAGTTCTTCCCTGACAGGCCTGACCTTTACAGTGTGGAAGGAGCAGCCAGGGCAATGCGGGGTTTTCTGGATCTTGAGACCGGGCTTCCCGAATATGCGATAAAGCCTTACGAGGTATCCATATCCGTCAGTGAGGATATCCTGAAGATCAGACCCTTCCTAGGGTGTGCGGTTGTAAGGGGAGTAAAGTTTACATCCTCTTCCATCAAGTCCCTCATGGACCTGCAGGAAGACCTGCACTGGGGCCTCGGGAGAAACCGGAAAAAAGTGTCCATCGGGGTCCATGACCTTAAAAATGTGAAACCTCCTTTCCGCTATATGGCAGTAGATCCCGGATTTGAGTTCGTGCCTCTCGATTATACTGAAAAGATGAGCATGACGGAAATCCTGGATAAGCACCCGAAAGGCACAAGGTTTGCCCATCTCGTAAGGGGTTTTGACAAATACCCGATCATCCTGGACGCAGATGACAATGTGCTGTCCTTCCCACCCATCATAAACGGAACACTTACATCCGTAACCGAAAGCACAACCGACCTTTTCATTGATGTTACAGGTCTCGGGGAAGCTGTCTACACGGCTTTGAATATTGTTGTTACAGCCCTTGCAGAAAGAGGAGGGCAGATCGAGTTTGTAAGGCTAATCCGTCCAGGGGGCGAAGAACTTGTCCTGCCTGACCTTGAGCCCAAAGAAAGGCTGCTTACCACAGGCGAAGTAAAATCCCTTATAGGCATGGAACTCTCAGTTGAAGAGATCGTAAAACAGCTTGAGAGGATGCGCTTTGGAGCATCTGCCCTTGATAAGGAAACCATTGAGGTAAAGGTGCCGGCTTACAGGGCAGATATCCTGCACAACTATGACCTTGTAGAGGACATTGCCAAAGGTTACGGCTATGAGAATATCAAAGTAAGGATCCCTGAGACTTATACTGCAGGCAAGTCCCACCCGATTTCCCTGATGCGAGCTCCAGTAAATGAAATAATGGTCGGTCTTGGCTATTATGAGGTTATGCCTTTTACGCTTACCAGTGAAAAGGTCAACTTTGAAAACATGTGCAGGCAAAAGACGGATGACGTTACCTACGTGCTTCACCCGATAAGCGAAGACCAGACAATGCTCAGGACAACCGTGCTTCCCAACCTGCTTGAAATCCTTGCCTTAAACCAACACAGGGAACTTCCGCAGAAAATCTTCGAGTTCGGCGAGGTCGTAAGCAACGAAACAACCAGCCAGCACGTAGCTGCAGTCTCGATCCATCCGCAGGCAAATTTCACCGAAATCTATGAGGTTGTAGACGCCTTCATGAGAGAAATGATGCTTCCTTATGAGGTAAAAGAGTCTGAAGACCCGGCTTTTCTCGAAGGCAGGCGGGCAGATGTTTATGTCAACGGCAAAAAACTCGGAGTCTTTGGAGAACTCCACCCCGAAGTAATAAACAATTTCACACTCGGATACGCCGTTGTAGGGTTTGAACTTGACCTGAACAACCTTATAGGTTAA
- the rnhB gene encoding ribonuclease HII: MIIAGIDEAGKGPVIGPMCIGGVKIDESKAHILKVLGVVDSKKLTPKKREQLAAQIKKHADGFFVLEVSPSQIDELRKIMSMNEIMVVCFAKVLEQLKPDIVYADAADVKAERFGENLRRQYAKTSPDHAKKIEIISMHQADAIYPVASAASIIAKVRRDELIEELKKEWGADFGSGYPSDPKTKSFLLKWGKEHGGKFPEIVRQSWQTVENVRKELEKADESLPKR, from the coding sequence ATGATTATCGCAGGAATTGATGAAGCCGGAAAAGGTCCGGTAATCGGGCCCATGTGCATAGGGGGCGTAAAGATCGATGAATCTAAAGCCCATATCCTCAAGGTGCTGGGGGTTGTAGATTCCAAGAAGTTGACACCAAAAAAAAGGGAGCAGCTTGCAGCCCAGATCAAAAAACACGCAGACGGCTTTTTCGTCCTTGAGGTTAGCCCCTCTCAGATAGACGAACTCCGGAAGATAATGAGCATGAATGAGATCATGGTTGTCTGCTTTGCAAAAGTGCTTGAACAGCTGAAACCGGATATCGTGTATGCCGATGCTGCTGACGTAAAAGCCGAGCGTTTTGGCGAAAATCTTCGCAGGCAGTATGCAAAAACCAGTCCTGATCATGCAAAGAAAATAGAGATCATTTCCATGCACCAGGCAGATGCAATTTATCCTGTAGCCTCAGCAGCCTCTATCATTGCAAAAGTACGCAGAGACGAGCTTATAGAAGAACTCAAGAAAGAATGGGGTGCAGACTTCGGAAGCGGCTATCCCTCAGACCCGAAGACAAAAAGTTTCCTTTTGAAATGGGGAAAAGAACACGGCGGAAAGTTCCCCGAGATCGTCAGGCAGTCCTGGCAAACAGTAGAAAATGTAAGAAAAGAACTGGAAAAAGCTGATGAAAGCCTTCCAAAAAGGTAG
- a CDS encoding MBL fold metallo-hydrolase, whose protein sequence is MKLTVLVDNNTLIDRYFFAEPGLSFLLEDSGTRVLFDTGYSDIFLKNAWKMGLSLSDLDYLVLSHGHLDHSWGLEPLIRFITEAGIERLPCRSPVLVAHPLAFESKKCEGIGEIGSLLTPKKLSEHFRLQLSSIPLWLSERLVFLGEIPRNFTFESEAAVGYVQDREGNKIPDLLPDDTALVYRTEAGLVIIAGCSHSGICNIIEYAKEVCGDSRVLDIIGGFHLLEPSEERMHGTLKYLKKLDPGCVHACHCTDLNSKIELSKVCRLKEVGVGLQIEYF, encoded by the coding sequence ATGAAACTCACGGTCCTTGTTGACAATAACACCCTTATTGACAGATATTTCTTTGCTGAGCCCGGTTTGTCCTTCCTTCTGGAAGATTCGGGAACCAGAGTCCTCTTTGATACCGGGTATTCGGATATCTTCCTCAAAAACGCCTGGAAAATGGGACTTTCACTTTCAGACCTCGATTACCTGGTCCTCTCCCACGGGCACCTGGACCACAGCTGGGGGCTTGAACCCCTGATCCGTTTCATCACGGAAGCTGGGATAGAAAGACTACCCTGCAGGTCTCCAGTTCTCGTTGCCCACCCCCTCGCTTTCGAAAGCAAAAAATGTGAAGGGATAGGGGAAATCGGAAGCCTGCTCACTCCCAAAAAGCTTTCCGAACACTTCAGGCTGCAGCTCTCAAGCATTCCCCTCTGGCTGAGCGAGAGGCTCGTATTCCTTGGGGAAATCCCCAGAAACTTCACCTTTGAGTCAGAGGCAGCTGTCGGATACGTGCAGGACAGGGAGGGAAACAAAATTCCTGACCTCCTTCCGGACGACACGGCTCTGGTGTATAGGACAGAGGCAGGGCTCGTAATCATCGCAGGCTGTTCCCATTCCGGGATCTGCAATATCATCGAATATGCAAAAGAAGTCTGCGGAGACAGCAGGGTCCTTGATATAATAGGCGGCTTTCATCTCCTGGAGCCCTCAGAAGAAAGGATGCACGGAACCCTCAAATACCTTAAAAAACTTGACCCCGGCTGCGTCCACGCCTGCCACTGTACGGACTTAAACTCAAAAATTGAGCTTTCGAAGGTCTGCAGGCTTAAGGAAGTGGGAGTTGGACTGCAGATTGAATATTTTTAA
- a CDS encoding winged helix-turn-helix domain-containing protein, which produces MKQSLINLILFSDRRKDLLFLLRKEPRDIDTIKELLNIGAGSIQPHIKKMRDAHLIIEEKKIYRLSEIGKIIVENMEPLLSTIEVFEVNEDYWKTHDLTRIPDFLLERIDELGHCELLEPDAEHLFETPKFFMEKLLSSKEILTFVSYFHPEAPSLYAGIAENGTRHVLCMTENVIERLFSGFPEEADRLFKNKNSKIFICRKPAPIPSIVVTDRFLALKLFEKDGKLRDQILISTEEKALSWGKELFWHCMQVAEPLEEKPGF; this is translated from the coding sequence ATGAAACAGTCACTTATTAATCTCATCCTTTTTTCTGACAGGAGAAAAGATCTTTTATTTCTTCTGAGGAAAGAACCAAGAGATATCGATACAATCAAAGAGTTGCTCAACATAGGTGCCGGCTCGATCCAGCCCCATATTAAAAAAATGAGAGATGCTCACCTGATTATTGAGGAAAAGAAAATTTACAGGTTGTCCGAAATAGGAAAAATAATAGTTGAAAATATGGAGCCTCTCCTGAGTACAATTGAGGTTTTTGAAGTCAATGAAGACTACTGGAAGACCCATGATTTAACCCGGATTCCAGACTTCCTTCTGGAGAGGATTGACGAACTTGGGCACTGTGAATTGCTTGAGCCTGATGCGGAACATCTGTTTGAGACACCTAAGTTTTTCATGGAAAAACTCCTGAGTTCAAAAGAGATCCTTACCTTTGTATCCTACTTCCATCCGGAAGCCCCTTCCCTTTATGCAGGCATTGCGGAAAACGGCACCAGGCATGTTCTCTGCATGACCGAAAATGTTATAGAGCGCTTATTCTCCGGTTTTCCGGAAGAAGCTGACAGGCTGTTTAAAAATAAGAATTCAAAAATATTTATCTGCCGGAAACCCGCACCCATTCCCTCAATTGTTGTAACTGACAGGTTCCTTGCGCTTAAACTTTTTGAAAAAGATGGCAAATTGAGGGATCAGATTCTTATATCCACCGAGGAAAAAGCTTTAAGCTGGGGAAAAGAGCTTTTCTGGCATTGCATGCAGGTGGCTGAACCATTGGAAGAAAAGCCAGGCTTTTGA
- a CDS encoding right-handed parallel beta-helix repeat-containing protein — MLRRQLGTLFLVTCLILTTLPTVLGGQDTKTITVAGDGSGDYNCDGKDDHVQINQALEYAANNPGTTVHLKGPFTYVIGDSLLIGSATTLEGDSGVTLKLAPGLPVWGGRESSIAGKKAMLMIRGSSATDVTIRNLTVDGSQSDYYSGVKLGTSCYNMATIVNCNGLTIQKVTFQNGCNDAMLISKSSNVMIDTVTVNKCGHDGVYAYHVNGITVKNSKFINRTNSSVRFDSVTDGVMKNNECTTSGGGYAGLELQGTLKNIEASGNHFHDLAAPAIVHLNTQESNVNIHDNKIVNCG; from the coding sequence ATGCTAAGAAGACAGCTAGGAACCCTATTCCTGGTAACCTGCCTTATTTTAACTACTTTACCCACTGTATTAGGCGGTCAGGACACAAAAACTATAACTGTTGCCGGAGATGGAAGCGGAGACTACAACTGTGACGGAAAAGACGATCACGTCCAGATTAACCAGGCGCTGGAATATGCAGCAAATAATCCAGGCACAACTGTCCACCTTAAAGGCCCATTCACATATGTTATAGGCGATTCACTTCTGATAGGTAGCGCTACAACCCTTGAAGGAGATTCCGGTGTAACACTTAAACTTGCCCCAGGACTACCAGTATGGGGTGGGCGTGAGAGTAGTATTGCAGGAAAGAAAGCTATGCTTATGATTAGAGGCAGTTCTGCAACTGATGTTACAATAAGAAACTTGACGGTTGATGGTAGTCAGAGTGACTATTATTCTGGTGTCAAGCTTGGAACTTCCTGTTATAACATGGCAACTATAGTAAATTGCAATGGATTAACAATTCAGAAAGTTACATTCCAGAACGGATGTAATGATGCTATGCTGATTTCAAAGTCCAGCAACGTAATGATAGATACGGTAACCGTAAACAAATGTGGACATGACGGCGTATATGCCTATCATGTAAATGGCATTACAGTTAAGAATTCTAAATTCATTAACAGGACTAATTCATCCGTTCGGTTCGATTCCGTTACCGATGGAGTCATGAAAAACAACGAATGTACCACATCCGGCGGCGGATATGCAGGCCTGGAATTACAGGGAACTCTTAAGAACATAGAAGCTTCTGGAAACCATTTCCATGACTTAGCTGCCCCTGCAATAGTACATTTAAACACACAAGAAAGCAATGTAAATATCCACGATAACAAAATTGTAAATTGTGGATAA
- a CDS encoding formylglycine-generating enzyme family protein, with protein sequence MSNPYKNSIGMEFVPVPAGEFDMGSSSREKRRKLWESPVHRVSIKKPFYLGRYPVTQEQWSKVMGYNPSDFRGEKYPIETVSWEEAQAFIRKLNAVENIGEKSPVYRLSTEAEWEYAARAGTTGSYFFGDCELKLTEYAWFLKNSGLEAHPVGLKKPNPWGLYDIYGNVGEWVQDEYHISYKGAPSDGRAWESPFPSVSVPVRIRRGGGWNGNAGCCRSAERLFAAQDRKLNSLGFRVVKEI encoded by the coding sequence GTGAGCAACCCGTATAAAAACTCCATCGGAATGGAGTTTGTCCCTGTCCCTGCAGGAGAATTTGATATGGGTTCTTCTTCCCGCGAGAAGCGCAGAAAGCTCTGGGAAAGCCCTGTACACAGGGTATCTATAAAAAAACCCTTTTATCTGGGCAGGTATCCAGTTACGCAGGAACAGTGGAGTAAAGTTATGGGGTATAATCCTTCCGATTTCAGGGGTGAAAAGTACCCGATTGAAACTGTTTCCTGGGAAGAAGCGCAGGCTTTTATTCGAAAACTTAATGCCGTTGAAAATATTGGTGAAAAAAGCCCAGTTTATCGCCTCTCCACAGAAGCCGAATGGGAATATGCAGCAAGGGCAGGAACCACAGGCAGTTATTTCTTCGGTGACTGCGAACTCAAACTCACAGAATACGCCTGGTTTCTCAAGAACTCCGGACTTGAAGCTCACCCTGTCGGTTTGAAAAAGCCCAATCCTTGGGGACTTTATGATATATACGGAAATGTAGGGGAGTGGGTACAGGACGAATACCATATCAGCTACAAAGGAGCGCCTTCAGACGGCAGGGCATGGGAGAGTCCCTTCCCAAGCGTATCTGTTCCTGTACGTATAAGAAGGGGTGGGGGTTGGAACGGAAATGCAGGATGCTGCAGGTCGGCTGAAAGGCTTTTTGCAGCGCAGGACAGGAAGCTTAACAGCCTGGGATTCAGGGTGGTTAAGGAAATATAA
- a CDS encoding DUF429 domain-containing protein, translating into MSKKVFVGVDGCRAGWVAVLLEGENESECSWKVELFPEFSCLVDFLKNNYIQAEPFILIDIPIGLKTGGSGERLSDLGARRVLKARKSSIFPVPCREAIYAETYKEACEVNERLTGKRISKQTWHIVPKIRDVDSFLVENENFREKIREVGPEICFQAFTGFPMKYPKKKAEGFLERREALGNFCPFADEVIEYALAKYRRKDLAKDDILDALAAALTAKMGNIYGFVYVPHEPETDSKGLKIQMIYCEFKEVRNRKNAE; encoded by the coding sequence ATGAGCAAGAAGGTCTTTGTCGGGGTTGACGGCTGCAGAGCAGGCTGGGTTGCAGTGCTCCTTGAAGGAGAAAATGAGAGTGAATGCAGCTGGAAAGTTGAACTTTTTCCGGAGTTTTCGTGCCTTGTTGATTTTTTGAAAAATAATTATATCCAGGCAGAGCCCTTTATTCTGATAGACATTCCTATAGGTCTGAAAACCGGAGGCAGTGGGGAGCGGCTTTCGGATCTTGGAGCCCGTAGAGTCCTGAAAGCCCGGAAGTCCAGCATCTTTCCTGTGCCCTGCAGGGAAGCAATTTATGCGGAAACCTATAAAGAAGCCTGTGAGGTCAATGAAAGGCTCACTGGAAAACGCATCTCGAAGCAGACCTGGCACATAGTCCCTAAAATCCGGGATGTGGATAGTTTCCTGGTTGAAAACGAAAATTTCAGGGAAAAAATCCGGGAGGTAGGGCCTGAGATATGTTTTCAGGCTTTTACAGGCTTTCCTATGAAATACCCGAAAAAGAAAGCCGAAGGTTTTCTTGAAAGAAGGGAAGCCCTTGGTAATTTCTGCCCATTTGCAGATGAAGTCATCGAATATGCCCTTGCAAAGTACAGGCGAAAGGATCTTGCAAAAGACGATATCCTGGATGCCCTTGCAGCTGCACTCACTGCAAAAATGGGGAACATTTATGGGTTTGTGTATGTGCCCCATGAACCTGAAACTGATAGTAAAGGATTGAAAATCCAGATGATTTACTGTGAATTCAAGGAAGTTAGAAATCGTAAAAATGCAGAATGA